The Microbacterium foliorum genome has a window encoding:
- a CDS encoding GH32 C-terminal domain-containing protein, translating into MSQRGFYRPDGGWVGDVIPWQEDGVLHLFYLHETRQVPKEGMPWHRISTENLVDFVDHGEAIASGGSASDDFNIYTGSIVRDADGRHHAFYTGQNPDRSGPDGLPLQLVLHATSDDDMASWQRHPEHTFGATVGYETADWRDPFVFRDESAGLWRMLITARHDTGPERRRGVVAQCISRDLEHWDPAAPFWDPRRCVAHECPEVFQWGDWWYLVSSEFSDAFVTRYRMARSLDGPWVVPEHDTLDSRAFYAAKSAALGDRRFFFGWIATREGGTDDGAWQWAGTMSVIEAAQRADGTLAFHPTRELRDTFVAPAAALPVPTTLSAPDGYEQMLAENVAEDSFRLVARFDIGVNTRECGIVLRVGDDGESGYSLRLEPQRDRLVFDRWPRRSTGTEQWQISGDVPFVIELERPVDLAPGEHELEVIVDGELCVATVDDSTVLSTRLYDHPTGRVGVFVGEGEVTVREFTMRTRDHARVDPRRTDLLAANA; encoded by the coding sequence GTGAGTCAGCGAGGTTTCTACCGGCCGGACGGCGGATGGGTGGGAGATGTCATTCCCTGGCAGGAGGACGGCGTGCTCCACCTGTTCTATCTGCACGAGACGCGGCAGGTGCCGAAGGAGGGCATGCCCTGGCACCGCATCTCGACGGAGAACCTCGTCGACTTCGTGGATCACGGCGAAGCGATCGCCTCCGGCGGCTCCGCCTCCGACGACTTCAACATCTACACCGGCAGCATCGTGCGCGACGCCGACGGCCGGCACCATGCGTTCTACACCGGACAGAATCCCGACCGGAGCGGACCCGACGGACTCCCTCTGCAACTGGTCCTCCATGCGACGAGCGATGACGACATGGCCTCGTGGCAGCGGCATCCGGAGCACACGTTCGGGGCGACCGTCGGCTACGAGACCGCCGACTGGCGTGATCCGTTCGTCTTCCGAGACGAGAGTGCGGGCCTCTGGCGGATGCTGATCACCGCTCGCCACGACACCGGGCCCGAGCGGCGTCGGGGCGTCGTCGCGCAGTGCATCTCCCGCGACCTCGAGCACTGGGACCCCGCCGCGCCCTTCTGGGATCCGCGCCGCTGTGTCGCTCACGAATGCCCCGAAGTCTTTCAGTGGGGGGACTGGTGGTACCTGGTCTCCTCCGAATTCAGCGACGCCTTCGTGACCCGCTACCGGATGGCCCGCAGCCTCGACGGGCCCTGGGTCGTCCCCGAGCACGACACCCTCGACTCCCGGGCGTTCTACGCCGCGAAGTCCGCCGCCCTCGGAGATCGACGCTTCTTCTTCGGGTGGATCGCCACCCGCGAAGGCGGCACCGACGACGGAGCCTGGCAGTGGGCGGGAACCATGTCGGTCATCGAAGCGGCGCAGCGGGCCGATGGAACGCTGGCCTTCCATCCGACGCGCGAGCTGCGCGACACGTTTGTCGCACCGGCCGCCGCGCTTCCGGTGCCGACGACGCTGAGCGCCCCGGACGGGTACGAGCAGATGCTCGCCGAGAACGTCGCCGAGGACTCCTTCCGACTCGTCGCACGATTCGACATCGGAGTGAACACCCGGGAGTGCGGCATCGTGCTCCGGGTGGGCGATGACGGTGAATCCGGGTACAGCCTGAGGCTGGAACCTCAGCGCGACCGCCTCGTCTTCGACCGCTGGCCGCGCCGCTCCACCGGCACCGAGCAGTGGCAGATCTCGGGAGACGTGCCCTTCGTGATCGAGCTCGAGCGTCCCGTCGATCTCGCACCCGGCGAGCACGAGCTCGAGGTGATCGTCGACGGCGAGCTCTGCGTGGCGACAGTCGACGATTCCACCGTGCTGAGCACGCGTCTCTACGACCACCCGACAGGCCGGGTGGGCGTCTTCGTCGGCGAGGGAGAGGTCACCGTGCGCGAGTTCACGATGCGCACCCGCGACCACGCCCGCGTCGATCCGAGACGAACCGACCTGCTCGCAGCGAACGCCTGA
- a CDS encoding amidohydrolase has translation MTREGIADLVVFAGTVVTMESDPTTSDGAEGVAIVSGEVVAVGRRAALQAWIDETTRVIDLPDAVILPGFVDSHIHPVFGIELTRGVDLSRCRTLVQVESALRAEVAGLAADDWLLGWGLDPNVFGEEPVSHAVLNSVAGERPARIRFFDAHAALASDAALALGGVTGREEFTDGSRVVTDGQGRPTGYLLELQAIDLVEKVLPPLSFEHRVDALYDVLLNMARGGFTSGQVQDLAPDAIDLLKAIEETRELPIRLRMSPWYVPGTPIEEVVRLAALQGAHGRHWVVEGVKLMIDGTIDNGTAWLHEPDCLGESTTSLWLDPDQYRNALTELDRRGIPTTTHAIGDAGIDFVVRAIDGLTEPAATHRIEHIETMTDAALAVFMSSKATASMQPTHCTLFTKADESDNWSRRLGHARAGRGFRTRDLVSAGIPLALGSDWPVAPSDAVGILADAQLRRPHDDPAAPPIGPDQALDAMTALRGLTVEPYRTIGRTGGVLRAGAVADITVLDRDPRTVDPESLGEAAVLLTIVDGGVVVDAGERRS, from the coding sequence ATGACGCGCGAAGGCATCGCAGACCTGGTGGTCTTCGCGGGCACGGTGGTCACGATGGAGTCCGACCCGACGACCTCCGACGGGGCCGAGGGCGTGGCCATCGTCTCCGGCGAGGTGGTGGCGGTCGGACGCAGGGCCGCGCTGCAGGCCTGGATCGACGAGACGACTCGCGTCATCGATCTTCCCGATGCGGTGATCCTCCCGGGGTTCGTCGACAGCCATATCCATCCGGTGTTCGGCATCGAACTCACCCGCGGAGTCGACCTCAGTCGGTGCCGCACACTCGTCCAGGTCGAGTCGGCGCTCCGGGCCGAGGTCGCCGGACTGGCAGCCGACGACTGGCTGCTCGGCTGGGGGCTCGACCCGAACGTGTTCGGTGAAGAGCCCGTCTCCCACGCGGTCCTGAATTCCGTGGCGGGCGAGCGGCCCGCCCGCATCCGCTTCTTCGACGCCCATGCCGCGCTGGCGTCCGATGCGGCACTCGCGCTCGGCGGCGTCACCGGTCGCGAAGAGTTCACCGACGGCTCCCGCGTCGTGACCGACGGACAGGGCCGCCCCACGGGCTACCTCCTGGAGCTTCAGGCCATCGACCTCGTGGAGAAGGTGCTTCCCCCGCTGAGCTTCGAGCACCGCGTCGACGCCCTCTACGATGTGCTCCTGAACATGGCCAGGGGCGGATTCACCTCCGGACAGGTGCAGGACCTCGCGCCCGACGCGATCGACCTCCTGAAAGCGATCGAGGAGACGCGCGAACTGCCGATCCGGTTGCGCATGTCGCCCTGGTACGTGCCGGGGACCCCGATCGAAGAGGTGGTCCGGCTGGCCGCACTGCAGGGCGCTCACGGTCGGCACTGGGTGGTCGAGGGCGTCAAGCTCATGATCGACGGCACCATCGACAACGGCACGGCCTGGCTGCATGAGCCGGATTGTCTCGGAGAGTCCACCACCTCGCTGTGGCTCGACCCCGACCAATACCGCAACGCACTCACCGAGCTCGACCGGCGTGGCATCCCCACGACGACGCACGCGATCGGTGACGCCGGGATCGACTTCGTGGTGCGCGCGATCGACGGTCTGACGGAGCCCGCGGCGACGCACCGTATCGAGCACATCGAGACGATGACGGATGCCGCACTGGCCGTCTTCATGTCGTCGAAGGCGACCGCGAGCATGCAGCCGACCCACTGCACGCTCTTCACCAAAGCGGATGAGAGCGACAACTGGTCGCGACGTCTGGGCCATGCCCGCGCGGGCCGCGGATTCCGTACCCGTGATCTCGTCAGCGCCGGGATTCCGCTCGCGCTCGGGTCGGACTGGCCCGTCGCTCCGAGCGACGCCGTCGGCATCCTCGCGGACGCGCAGCTGCGGCGCCCGCACGACGACCCCGCCGCGCCGCCTATCGGCCCGGATCAGGCGCTCGATGCGATGACGGCGCTACGCGGGTTGACGGTGGAGCCCTATCGCACCATCGGTCGCACCGGCGGTGTTCTGCGGGCGGGCGCCGTCGCCGACATCACCGTGCTCGACCGTGATCCTCGGACGGTCGATCCCGAGAGCCTGGGCGAGGCCGCGGTGCTGTTGACGATCGTCGACGGTGGCGTCGTCGTCGACGCCGGCGAGCGGCGATCATGA
- a CDS encoding carbohydrate ABC transporter permease → MLPRRSALSVLVFLVPPLLLYGIAVLLPIVQSLVLSFFRWDGITDMAFVGVDNYVKMLTRDDVFWTAFGNAIGYLAICLVLQLGGALFVAGLLTALPKARELVKTIYLLPAVISTVAIAILFQRIYSLEPVGLLNQALAWIGLDGLQTAWLSDVQTVLAAVSIPEGWRFTGLYMLIIYAALMAVPRELEEAARLDGASWWQVFWRIRFPYIRPVWITTTIMATTFALRGFDIPYLLTGGGPGQASELLTTYMYKTAFVHTDYGYASAISVFIVIECLVAVGLILLVLRRKDRS, encoded by the coding sequence ATGCTCCCTCGACGGTCCGCACTGTCGGTCCTCGTGTTCCTCGTCCCGCCGCTGCTGCTGTACGGCATCGCCGTGCTGCTGCCGATCGTGCAGTCCCTCGTCCTGAGCTTCTTCCGCTGGGACGGCATCACCGACATGGCGTTCGTCGGCGTCGACAACTACGTGAAGATGCTCACCCGTGACGATGTCTTCTGGACGGCGTTCGGGAACGCGATCGGATACCTCGCGATCTGCCTGGTGCTGCAGCTCGGCGGCGCCCTCTTCGTCGCCGGGCTGCTCACGGCCCTTCCCAAGGCGCGAGAGCTCGTCAAGACGATCTATCTCCTGCCGGCCGTGATCTCCACGGTGGCCATCGCCATCCTGTTCCAGCGGATCTACTCGTTGGAGCCGGTCGGCCTGCTGAACCAGGCGCTGGCGTGGATCGGGCTCGACGGCCTGCAGACCGCGTGGCTGTCCGACGTGCAGACGGTGCTCGCCGCGGTGTCGATCCCCGAAGGATGGCGCTTCACGGGCCTGTACATGCTGATCATCTACGCGGCGCTCATGGCCGTGCCGCGAGAGCTCGAGGAGGCGGCGCGTCTGGACGGCGCCTCCTGGTGGCAGGTGTTCTGGCGTATCCGGTTCCCCTACATCCGGCCCGTGTGGATCACGACGACCATCATGGCCACGACGTTCGCGCTCCGAGGCTTCGACATCCCCTACCTGCTCACCGGAGGAGGCCCGGGTCAGGCCTCCGAGCTGCTGACCACCTACATGTACAAGACCGCGTTCGTGCACACCGACTACGGCTACGCCAGTGCGATCTCGGTGTTCATCGTCATCGAGTGCCTCGTCGCCGTCGGCCTCATCCTGCTCGTGCTGCGCCGGAA
- a CDS encoding SDR family oxidoreductase → MTSPHLPVALITGVGSEHGIGFAVARRLGAERMRLVLTSTTERIFGRVDELRAAGVEAVGIVADLTRQSGVDAVIACAQETYGCVDVLVNNAGMTSVSDPDEPGAIDELSADRWHASLERNLTTTFSVIRAVVGGMRDRGYGRIVNVSSVSGPVAAFVGDVAYHAAKAGVVGLTRAAAVEVAPAGITVNAVAPGWIDTASATDRERAMGAATPVGRSGTADEVASVIGFLADEAASYITGQLITVDGGQLHHRRTRALRPVTKERRELTMNENTLGFDFFEAGELPAPIVTAALAERWAEEAFGLVVDAVDLGSQQDANFLLIARGGVSGDRVAVMKVSNSAFDVEAVDDQDRAAQWAVDAVPGLRAPTRIGDVALLEAPSGTHVVRLIRYLDGGTLHGSAPLSPRSVAAMGRVCGEMSAALSSLPHTPAERVLQWDLRQGSRVVEFLAEHIPDAVLRERLVRVARAEAARVERVAALLPVQVVHGDLTDDNLMRSASRGDDRVLDGVIDFGDLMLSWRVAELATTISSVLHHDGASASSVLPAVREFHRIRPLSIPEVEALWPLVIMRGAVLVTSGHQQVGTDDSNEYARDGLARE, encoded by the coding sequence ATGACGTCGCCCCACCTGCCCGTCGCCCTCATCACGGGGGTCGGCAGCGAGCATGGCATCGGTTTCGCCGTCGCTCGACGACTCGGCGCCGAGCGGATGCGTCTGGTCCTCACCTCCACGACGGAGCGCATCTTCGGCCGCGTCGACGAGCTGCGAGCGGCCGGGGTGGAGGCCGTGGGGATCGTGGCCGATCTCACCAGGCAGAGCGGGGTGGACGCCGTCATCGCATGCGCACAGGAGACCTACGGCTGCGTGGATGTGCTCGTCAACAACGCCGGAATGACCTCGGTGTCGGACCCCGACGAGCCCGGTGCGATCGATGAGCTCTCCGCTGACCGATGGCACGCCTCGCTGGAACGGAACCTCACCACCACGTTCTCGGTGATCCGCGCGGTCGTCGGCGGGATGCGGGATCGGGGCTATGGCCGGATCGTGAACGTCTCGTCGGTCTCCGGACCTGTCGCTGCATTCGTCGGAGACGTGGCGTACCACGCGGCGAAGGCGGGAGTCGTGGGGCTGACCCGCGCGGCGGCGGTCGAAGTGGCGCCTGCGGGAATCACCGTGAATGCGGTCGCGCCGGGATGGATCGATACGGCGTCGGCGACAGATCGCGAACGGGCCATGGGTGCAGCGACTCCAGTCGGGCGATCCGGCACCGCGGATGAGGTCGCATCCGTGATCGGGTTCCTCGCCGACGAGGCGGCGTCGTACATCACCGGGCAGTTGATCACTGTCGACGGGGGGCAACTCCATCACCGAAGAACGCGGGCGTTGAGACCCGTGACGAAAGAACGGCGAGAATTGACCATGAACGAGAACACTCTCGGATTCGACTTCTTCGAGGCGGGGGAGCTGCCGGCGCCGATCGTCACGGCAGCGCTGGCCGAGCGGTGGGCGGAGGAGGCGTTCGGCCTCGTCGTGGATGCCGTCGATCTGGGCAGCCAGCAGGATGCGAACTTCCTCCTCATCGCTCGCGGCGGAGTGAGCGGTGATCGGGTCGCGGTGATGAAGGTCTCGAACAGCGCGTTCGACGTCGAGGCGGTCGACGATCAGGATCGTGCCGCGCAGTGGGCGGTCGATGCGGTCCCCGGGCTGCGCGCGCCGACGCGGATCGGCGACGTCGCTCTGCTGGAGGCGCCGAGCGGCACTCACGTCGTACGACTCATCCGCTATCTCGACGGGGGGACGCTGCACGGGAGCGCGCCTCTCTCGCCTCGTTCCGTCGCGGCGATGGGGCGAGTGTGCGGCGAGATGAGCGCCGCGCTGTCGAGCCTTCCGCACACGCCGGCGGAACGAGTGCTGCAGTGGGACCTGCGCCAGGGATCGCGAGTGGTCGAGTTCCTCGCGGAGCACATCCCGGACGCGGTGCTGCGGGAGCGGCTCGTGAGGGTCGCGCGTGCGGAGGCCGCCCGCGTCGAGCGGGTGGCTGCGCTGCTGCCTGTGCAGGTCGTGCACGGCGATCTGACCGACGACAACCTGATGCGGTCCGCATCACGGGGCGACGACAGGGTCTTGGACGGTGTGATCGACTTCGGCGACCTGATGCTCTCCTGGCGCGTCGCGGAGCTCGCGACGACGATCTCGTCGGTCCTGCATCATGACGGCGCGTCCGCGTCGTCGGTCCTGCCTGCCGTCCGGGAGTTCCACCGGATCCGTCCGCTGAGCATCCCCGAGGTGGAGGCCCTGTGGCCCCTCGTCATCATGCGCGGGGCGGTGCTGGTGACGAGTGGTCATCAGCAGGTCGGCACGGACGACTCCAACGAGTACGCCCGGGACGGTCTCGCGCGCGAGTAG
- a CDS encoding aminotransferase class III-fold pyridoxal phosphate-dependent enzyme, whose amino-acid sequence MTEIIAQHLGLRPPGSPVEVTAARLFDGDPSAAELDLRVGSRLLDDGAWMTDADARRAVSEAVDALFAQGADIVVTPFGAIDATRSRPLATDPAATWRTGTDLWVSGETRILAPWSGNVAATGTQIVLAGDSATLRISADPDMSGLPAAPSLGVGEHLATLRPGVRYRLSVAAADVDAEIPDAVLPDHAVGWISQLGNPAAVFGLVAADGEATVDGSGDGDLLDRRAAVLADVQEHYYARPPRIDRGWKHHLIADDGRVFLDMVNNVTVLGHSHPRVARAIADQWRTFNSNSRFHYQSIVTLAEKLTALLPESLDTVFFVNSGSEAVELALRLARVHTGRDDLLAVREGYHGWTYLADAVSTSSADNPRALQSRPEWVHTLDVPNAFRGRHRGEHASRYADDAAAVVRELVSSGRPPAAFICEPVYGGAGGVTLPDGYLKTVYSEVRAAGGLTIADEVQVGLGRLGTWFWGFQQQGVIPDLVTIAKSFGDGHPLGAVVTTRAIAASYAAEGYFFSSTGGSPVSSVVGSTVLDVIADEDLAGNARRVGAHLKNRLQGLAHRHEIIGAVHGEGLYLGVEFVRDRVTLEPATTETTEICERLLERGIIVQPTGNLMNVLKIKPPLSFDEAAADFFVDAVDHVLSSAHRG is encoded by the coding sequence ATGACGGAGATCATCGCCCAGCACCTGGGTCTCCGGCCACCCGGCTCCCCGGTGGAGGTCACGGCCGCGCGGTTGTTCGACGGCGATCCCTCTGCTGCAGAGCTCGACCTCCGCGTGGGCAGTCGCCTCCTCGACGATGGCGCCTGGATGACCGACGCGGACGCGCGTCGCGCCGTCTCCGAGGCCGTCGACGCGCTCTTCGCGCAGGGAGCGGACATCGTCGTCACGCCGTTCGGCGCGATCGACGCCACTCGGAGTCGTCCGCTCGCCACAGATCCTGCGGCCACCTGGCGCACGGGTACGGACCTGTGGGTGTCGGGCGAGACGCGGATCCTGGCGCCGTGGTCGGGGAACGTGGCCGCCACAGGCACGCAGATCGTCCTCGCCGGTGACAGCGCGACCCTTCGGATCTCTGCGGATCCGGACATGTCGGGTCTCCCCGCGGCTCCGTCCCTGGGCGTCGGTGAGCATCTCGCGACGCTGCGGCCGGGGGTGCGCTACCGACTCTCCGTCGCGGCAGCCGACGTCGACGCCGAGATCCCCGACGCGGTACTGCCGGACCATGCCGTGGGGTGGATTTCTCAGCTCGGGAACCCCGCAGCGGTATTCGGTCTCGTCGCTGCAGACGGGGAGGCGACAGTCGACGGCAGTGGGGATGGCGACCTGCTGGACCGACGGGCGGCCGTGCTGGCAGACGTGCAGGAGCATTACTACGCCCGCCCTCCGCGCATCGATCGCGGATGGAAGCACCATCTCATCGCCGACGACGGACGCGTCTTCCTCGACATGGTCAACAACGTCACCGTGCTCGGACACAGCCACCCGAGAGTGGCGCGCGCGATCGCCGATCAATGGCGGACCTTCAACTCCAACTCCCGGTTCCACTATCAGTCGATCGTCACGCTCGCCGAGAAGCTGACCGCGCTGCTCCCCGAGAGCCTCGACACGGTGTTCTTCGTCAACTCCGGCTCGGAGGCGGTCGAGCTCGCACTGCGCCTCGCGCGCGTGCACACCGGACGCGATGATCTGCTGGCGGTGCGCGAGGGGTACCACGGCTGGACGTACCTCGCCGATGCGGTGTCGACCTCCAGCGCAGACAACCCCCGTGCCCTGCAATCCCGGCCCGAGTGGGTGCACACCCTCGACGTGCCGAACGCCTTCCGGGGCCGGCACCGCGGTGAGCACGCGAGCCGCTACGCAGATGACGCCGCGGCCGTGGTTCGAGAGCTCGTCTCCTCAGGCCGACCACCGGCGGCGTTCATCTGCGAGCCGGTGTACGGAGGTGCGGGCGGTGTGACGCTTCCTGACGGCTATCTGAAGACCGTGTACTCCGAGGTGCGGGCGGCAGGAGGACTGACGATCGCGGACGAGGTGCAGGTCGGGCTCGGCAGGCTCGGCACGTGGTTCTGGGGATTCCAGCAGCAGGGCGTCATCCCTGACCTGGTCACGATCGCCAAGTCCTTCGGCGACGGACATCCGCTGGGTGCCGTGGTCACCACGAGAGCCATCGCCGCGAGCTATGCGGCTGAGGGGTACTTCTTCTCCTCGACCGGAGGCAGCCCGGTCTCGAGCGTCGTCGGCTCGACGGTGCTGGATGTCATCGCCGACGAAGACCTCGCCGGCAACGCCCGACGGGTCGGCGCACACCTGAAGAATCGCCTGCAGGGACTCGCGCACCGTCACGAGATCATCGGCGCGGTGCACGGGGAGGGGCTGTATCTCGGCGTCGAGTTCGTGCGCGACCGGGTCACGCTCGAACCCGCCACCACCGAGACGACGGAGATCTGCGAACGACTGCTCGAACGCGGGATCATCGTGCAGCCCACCGGAAACCTCATGAACGTGCTGAAGATCAAACCTCCGCTCAGCTTCGATGAAGCCGCAGCGGACTTCTTCGTCGATGCCGTGGATCACGTGCTGTCATCGGCACACCGTGGATAG
- a CDS encoding ABC transporter substrate-binding protein: MIRPARRIVLLAAAAATTALMLTACGGASPAADPTDVDPEGEVVPREISWLLSRPADGGVITTMEKIADEYAEDHPGFALNLITTPDRPSYIQKYETLAAANKLPELFDTDATPFAQKLAEQGRMVDVDLLLDDLGLTEDYRPAALNYQRFDDGSLYMVPFEFQLEFFWYNKALFDDAGATVPATLDDFPQMCTDLRAAGVTPIALDGQDQWPLERYMAYYPFRMAGPEYVQDLKNGDASFSDPAGRAAAEWLYSLGQAGCFSEGFSATGYADAQAQFTSGDAAVYNIGTWELGNLATDALDPGVRDDVDYFTLPTIDDAATADNEYVTPSGIGMAVNAKTYDPLVRDFLGFALERYPELYAATGALSPTSSATTTVPDTATSLYGRAVEQADGVGEAIAMPWDTQLDPATNTRLQQELTLLVQGEITPDQFIETMDKALAENSDG; this comes from the coding sequence ATGATTCGACCCGCACGCAGGATCGTGCTTCTCGCCGCCGCAGCCGCGACGACCGCGCTCATGCTCACGGCGTGCGGGGGAGCATCCCCCGCAGCCGACCCGACAGACGTCGATCCCGAGGGAGAGGTCGTGCCCCGCGAGATCTCTTGGCTGCTCTCGCGTCCGGCGGACGGCGGTGTCATCACCACGATGGAGAAGATCGCGGACGAGTACGCCGAGGACCACCCCGGATTCGCGCTCAACCTGATCACGACCCCCGATCGTCCCTCGTACATCCAGAAGTACGAGACGCTCGCCGCGGCGAACAAGCTGCCCGAGCTCTTCGACACCGATGCGACCCCCTTCGCCCAGAAGCTCGCCGAACAGGGACGGATGGTCGATGTGGACCTCCTCCTCGACGACCTCGGCCTGACCGAGGACTACCGCCCGGCGGCGCTGAACTACCAGCGGTTCGACGACGGCTCGCTCTACATGGTGCCGTTCGAGTTCCAGCTCGAGTTCTTCTGGTACAACAAGGCGCTGTTCGACGATGCCGGAGCGACCGTGCCCGCCACTCTCGACGACTTCCCGCAGATGTGCACGGATCTCCGCGCCGCGGGCGTCACGCCCATCGCGCTGGACGGCCAGGACCAGTGGCCTCTCGAGCGGTACATGGCCTATTACCCCTTCCGCATGGCGGGTCCCGAGTACGTGCAGGACCTCAAGAACGGCGACGCCTCGTTCTCCGATCCCGCCGGGCGCGCAGCGGCCGAATGGCTGTACTCGCTCGGACAGGCGGGATGCTTCTCGGAGGGCTTCTCCGCGACGGGCTACGCCGACGCCCAGGCGCAGTTCACCTCGGGTGATGCCGCCGTGTACAACATCGGCACGTGGGAGCTCGGCAACCTCGCCACCGACGCCCTCGATCCCGGGGTCCGTGACGACGTGGACTACTTCACGCTGCCGACCATCGACGACGCGGCGACGGCCGACAACGAGTACGTCACGCCCTCAGGCATCGGCATGGCGGTGAACGCCAAGACCTACGACCCCCTGGTGCGCGACTTCCTCGGGTTCGCGCTGGAGCGGTATCCGGAGCTCTACGCAGCGACCGGCGCGCTGTCGCCGACATCCTCGGCGACCACGACCGTCCCCGACACTGCGACCTCCCTCTACGGCCGGGCCGTGGAGCAGGCGGACGGCGTCGGCGAGGCGATCGCCATGCCGTGGGACACCCAGCTGGATCCGGCCACCAACACGCGACTCCAGCAGGAGCTCACCCTGCTCGTGCAGGGGGAGATCACACCGGACCAGTTCATCGAGACCATGGACAAGGCGCTCGCGGAGAACAGCGATGGCTGA
- a CDS encoding ABC-2 transporter permease has translation MTFAFTKLDLMSWFPRRQTLLPLAFIVVVGIVLPVPGMAIAASAFVTSLMLSGPFLGDERDHLDTLYGILPISRRVVVVGRTLSILIYGVVAMFIATVTTLSVAAVRGTSVAPEFLGLGYAAAFAIIGISIGVQLPVLFRIGYSRGRLMVYAPTLLIAGAAWLAQTTGAIDGDAIGAIPPALGLGACVAVGVLGIVIGTITAVRLYSTRELR, from the coding sequence ATGACGTTCGCATTCACGAAGCTCGACCTGATGTCGTGGTTCCCTCGCCGGCAGACTCTGCTGCCCCTGGCGTTCATCGTCGTCGTCGGCATCGTCCTGCCCGTTCCGGGGATGGCGATCGCCGCATCCGCCTTCGTGACATCGCTGATGCTCTCGGGGCCGTTCCTCGGCGACGAGCGCGACCACCTCGACACGCTCTACGGCATCCTGCCGATCTCCCGACGCGTGGTCGTCGTCGGCCGCACCCTCTCGATCCTGATCTACGGCGTCGTCGCCATGTTCATCGCCACCGTGACGACGCTGAGCGTCGCAGCCGTGCGTGGAACCTCCGTCGCGCCCGAGTTCCTGGGCCTCGGCTACGCGGCGGCGTTCGCGATCATCGGGATCTCGATCGGTGTGCAGCTGCCGGTGCTGTTCCGCATCGGCTATTCACGCGGTCGACTGATGGTCTATGCACCGACCCTCCTCATCGCGGGCGCCGCCTGGCTCGCCCAGACGACCGGCGCCATCGACGGCGATGCCATCGGAGCGATACCGCCCGCCCTCGGGCTCGGCGCATGCGTCGCCGTCGGCGTGCTCGGCATCGTCATAGGCACGATCACCGCCGTGCGCCTCTATTCGACCCGCGAACTCCGCTGA